In Vibrio mangrovi, the DNA window CCAATTCTGGTCACCCCGGCGCCCCGATGGGGATGGCGGATATCGCTGAAGTGCTCTGGCGCTCTCATCTGAACCATAACCCGCAGAACCCGAACTGGGCTGACCGTGACCGTTTTATTCTGTCCAATGGCCATGGTTCGATGCTGATTTATTCATTGCTGCACCTGACCGGTTACGACCTGTCTATCGATGACCTGAAGAATTTCCGTCAGCTTCACTCGAAAACACCGGGCCATCCTGAGTACGGTTATGCGCCGGGCATCGAAACGACCACCGGTCCGCTGGGACAAGGCATTACCAATGCCGTGGGTATGGCGATTGCGGAAAAAGCACTGGCAGCCCAGTTTAACCGCGACGGTCACGATATCGTCAATCACCACACTTATGCTTTCCTCGGCGATGGCTGTCTGATGGAAGGGATTTCGCATGAAGCCTGTTCACTGGCCGGAACACTGGGTCTGGGTAAACTGATTGCTTTCTGGGATGACAATGGCATTTCGATTGATGGTCATGTTGAAGGCTGGTTTAGCGACGACACGCCAAAACGATTTGAAGCGTATGGCTGGCATGTTATTCCGGCGGTTGACGGTCATGATCCGGCAGCGATTGAAGCGGCGATTACTGCGGCGAAGGCAGAATCTTCCCGTCCGACCCTGATTTGTACCAAAACCGTGATTGGTTTCGGCTCGCCGAACAAATCCGGTTCGCATGATTGCCACGGTGCGCCACTGGGAGCCGATGAAGTACAGGCCACCCGTCAGCAGCTGGGTTGGGAATATGGTCCGTTTGAAATCCCGGCGGATATCTATGCCGAGTGGGATGCCAAAGCAGCCGGTGCAGCCAAAGAAGCCGCCTGGAATGAAAAATTTGCCGCGTATCAGTCGGCGTATCCGGAGCTTGCTGCTGAATTCACCCGTCGGGTGAACGGCGAACTACCGGCTGACTGGGAAGCACAGGCCAGTCAGATTATTGCGGACCTTCAGGCCAATCCGGCCACGATTGCTTCGCGCAAAGCCTCGCAGAATGCACTGGAAGCGTTCGGCAAGCTGTTGCCTGAATTTATGGGCGGCTCGGCTGATTTGGCACCATCGAACCTGACGATGTGGTCCGGCTCGAAGTCTCTGACAGCAGATGATGCTTCCGGCAACTATATCCATTACGGTGTGCGTGAATTCGGAATGACGGCCATCATTAACGGGATTGCGCTGCATGGCGGCTTTATTCCTTATGGTGCCACCTTCCTGATGTTTATGGAGTATGCCCGTAACGCGATGCGGATGGCGGCACTGATGAAAGTGCAGAACATTCAGGTTTACACGCACGATTCGATTGGTCTGGGTGAAGATGGTCCGACCCACCAGCCGGTTGAGCAGATTGCTTCGCTGCGTCTGACACCGAACATGAGCACCTGGCGTCCTTGTGACCAGGTTGAATCAGCGGTGGCCTGGAAACTGGCGATTGAGCGTAAAGATGCACCGACTGCACTGATTTTCTCCCGTCAGAATCTGGTTCAGCAGGAGCGTGATGCAGTTCAGCTGGCAAATATCGCGAAAGGTGGTTATATCCTGAAAGATTGTCAGGGCACACCGGAGCTGATTCTGATTGCGACCGGCTCTGAAGTGGAACTGGCTGTCCAGGCTGCGGCTGAGCTGACGGCAAAAGGCAAACTGGTTCGTGTGGTTTCTATGCCATCAACCGACGCATTTGACCGTCAGGATGCAGCTTACCGTGAAGCGGTTCTGCCTGCATCGGTGACAGCCCGGGTTGCAGTTGAAGCCGGAATTGCAGATTACTGGTACAAGTACGTTGGTCTGAACGGTCGTGTTATTGGTATGAACAGCTTTGGGGAATCAGCACCGGCCGGTGAACTGTTCAAGCTGTTTGGCTTCACTGTTGAAAATGTGGTGGAAGTTGCGCTGTCGCTAAACTAAATACTCGCTAATCTTATTGTTGAATGCCGGACCTGATGTCCGGCATTTTTTCTTTGAGTTATTTTTCTGAAACAGTGTCTATTGGCTATATGTTTGCATCTGTCACCGAAAGGTGATTTGAACATATAACGGATGTTATTTTTTTGTACAATCCGTTACTATCATGCCTCTAATGATATAAAGCGTATTGAGAAGGTGAGAGAGGAATGTTAAGAATCGCAATCAATGGTTTTGGCCGGATAGGCCGGAATGTTTTGCGGGCTGTTTATGAAAGTGGTAAGAGTCAGCAAATCGAAGTGGTTGCAGTGAATGAACTGGCTAAACCTGATGCGATGGCTCATCTGCTCCAGTTTGACTCCAGTCATGGCCGCTTTTTCAAAAAAATCAGTCATGATCAGGAACATTTATATCTCCACCACGAGGATGGCAGCTCTGATGCTGTCCGGATTCTTCATTTGCCTGAACTGAAACTGCTTCCATGGCGTGATCTGGATGTTGATATCGTTCTTGATTGTACCGGGGTATTCGGAAGTCGGGATGATGGTCTGGCCCATCTGGAAGCCGGAGCCCGGCAAGTGCTTTTTTCGCATCCCGGAAGCCATGATTTGGATAACACCATTATTTATGGGGTGAACCATGAGACATTAAAAACGGAGCACCGTATTGTTTCCAATGGTTCCTGCACAACGAACTGTATCGTTCCGATTATCAAAGTACTGGATGAAAACTTCGGGATTGATTCCGGTACAATTACCACGATTCATTCATCAATGAATGATCAGCCGGTTATCGATGCTTATCATAATGATTTGCGCAGAACACGGGCTGCCAGCCAGTCAATTATTCCGGTAGATACGAAGTTGCATAAAGGTATCGAACGGATTTTCCCTAAATTCTCAAATAAGTTTGAAGCCATTTCAGTCCGGGTACCGACTGTGAACGTTACCGCAATGGACTTAAGTGTCACAATTAACACAAATGTAAAAGTTAATGACGTAAATCAAACCATAATTGATGCTTCTCAGTGTACATTACGGGGCATTGTTGACTATACTGAAGCGCCGCTTGTTTCGATAGATTTTAACCATGACGCGCATAGTGCAATTGTCGATGGTTCTCAAACAAGGGTCAGTAACGGACAGCTGGTGAAAATGCTGGTCTGGTGCGACAACGAATGGGGTTTTGCAAACCGTATGTTGGATACGGCTTTGACGATGTACTCGCTGCAGTAGAATATAATCGGGGACGAGAAAGTATTTATTTTCCAGAGCGAAATAAATAAGATTATTTCTGCGGGTGAACTCTATCAAGATAAACGATAGTTCGGCAGGGTTGCGGAACTGTCAAAACATTTTCCAATATTGCAATTTGAGGGGACAACCATGTCTGTAATCAAGATGACCGACCTGGATTTAGCAGGTAAACGCGTATTCATTCGTGCTGATCTCAATGTGCCGGTAAAAGACGGCAAAGTAACATCAGACGCACGGATTCTGGCATCTTTGCCAACGATTAAACATTGCCTTGCTGCTGGAGCAAAGGTCATGGTGACATCTCACCTGGGCCGTCCGACTGAAGGTGAATATGCAGAAGAGTTTTCTCTACAGCCTGTTGTGAACTACTTGAGTGACGCCCTGGACTGTGAAGTGAAACTGGCGAAAGACTATCTGAATGGTCTGGAACTGAACGCCGGTGAATTGGTTGTTCTTGAAAACGTTCGCTTTAACAAAGGTGAAAAGAAAAACGAAGAAGCATTGTCTAAACAGTATGCTGCATTGTGTGACGTATTTGTAATGGATGCATTTGGTACGGCTCACCGTGCTCAGGCATCAACTCATGGTGTTGGTATGCATGCGCCTGTTGCGTGTGCCGGTCCTCTGTTGGCGAACGAACTGGATGCTTTGGGTAAAGCGATGGATAACCCTGCTCGCCCAATGGTTGCAATTGTTGGCGGTTCAAAAGTTTCTACAAAACTGACTGTACTTGAATCTCTGTCAAAAATAGCTGATCAGCTGGTTGTTGGTGGTGGTATCGCGAATACATTTATTGCTGCTGCCGGTCACAACGTCGGTAAGTCTCTTTATGAAGCAGACTTAGTTGATACTGCGAAAAAATTGATGGAAGAGTGTGCAATTCCTGTTGCGACTGACGTTGCCTGTGCAAAAGCATTTGACGAGAATGCAGAAGCTGAAATCAAAGATGTATCTGAAGTTCAGGATGACGATATGATCTTCGACCTTGGTCCGGATTCGACTGCAGCACTGGCAAAAATTCTGAAAGATGCAAAAACTATTCTTTGGAATGGTCCTGTCGGTGTTTTTGAATTCAAGAACTTTGAAGCTGGTACAAAAGGCATTTCTCAGGCGATCGCTGACTCAGAAGGTTTCTCTGTAGCTGGTGGTGGTGATACTCTGGCGGCAATCGATAAGTTCGGTATTAAAGCTGATGTATCATATATTTCAACAGGTGGTGGTGCATTCCTTGAGTTTGTTGAAGGGAAGAAACTGCCGGCAGTTGAAATGCTGGAAGCACGTGCGAAAGCATAATCATAACAAAGCGGGAGCATACAAACTCCCGCTTTCTGTTTGTCTGCTGTCTTCTATTGTGCAAGCCTGATGGTTATTTGCTAAAATAGTTGCCATTGTAGGCAGACGTTTACAGCATATGTTTGTAAGAAAGTTAACTTAATAAGTTTTATTTTAAACGACAGAAAATAGGATTAAATCCATGTCTAAGGTCTTCGATTTTGTAAAACCAGGGGTCATTTCTGGCGATGATGTTCAGAAAGTATTTGAAGTTGCTAAAGAAAATAACTTCGCACTACCAGCGGTTAACTGTGTTGGTACTGACTCTGTTAACGCGGTACTTGAAGCGGCTGCAAAAGTAAAGTCTCCGGTCATTGTTCAGTTTTCTAACGGTGGCGCAGGCTTCTTTGCCGGTAAAGGTCTGAAACTTGAAGGTCAGCAAACTCAGATTCTGGGTGCTGTTGCAGGTGCGAAATTTGTACATGCTGTTGCTGAATCTTATGGTGTTCCTGTCATTCTGCACACTGACCACGCAGCGAAAAAACTGTTGCCATGGATCGACGGTCTGCTTGATGCCGGTGAAAAATTCTTTGCTGAAACAGGTAAACCACTGTTCTCTTCTCACATGATTGACCTTTCAGAAGAAACTCTGGAAGAAAACATCGAGACTTGTGCGAAGTACTTAGAGCGCATGGCAAAAATGAACATGACTCTTGAGATCGAACTGGGTTGTACCGGTGGTGAAGAAGATGGCGTCGATAACTCAGATATGGACTCTTCTGAGCTGTATACTTCTCCTGAAGACGTTGCTTACGCATACGAGAAACTGAATGCTGTTAGCCATCGTTTCACGATTGCGGCTTCTTTCGGTAACGTTCACGGTGTTTACAAGCCTGGTAACGTGGTACTGACTCCAACAATCCTGCGTGATTCTCAGGCTTATGTTTCTGAGAAATTCGGTCTTCCTGAAAACTCTCTGAACTTCGTATTCCACGGTGGATCAGGTTCTAGTGAAGCAGAAATTCAGGAATCTATCAGCTACGGTGTCATTAAAATGAACATCGATACTGATACTCAGTGGGCAACATGGGATGGTATCCGTCAGTATGAAGCAGAAAATCATGATTATCTGCAAGGTCAAATCGGTAACCCAACGGGTGAAGATGCACCGAATAAAAAATACTACGACCCACGTGTATGGCTGCGTGCAGGACAGGCATCCATGGTAAAACGTCTTGAAAAAGCATTTGCAGATTTGAATGCAATTGACGTGCTATAATTTGATTTAATATCAATTTATTGTCAGAAAACCCGTTCATATGAGCGGGTTTTTTTATACCTGATATAATCAATGTGGAGTTAATATGACTTATTTCATTGTTTTGATGATCAGGACTGGGGATTCCACAAACCACTAAAAACATCCGTGTGAATAAGGGCATGAGTGCTCTTGTTTATGCTAGTAGAAAAAATATAAGTTTTATTGTTATGAAGAGGGAAAGTAAATGGCTGGAGAATCGGTAACAAGTATAGGTGTACCTTTATCTGATGGCTTATCTCAGGTGAATAGCTGGCTGACAGATAATTCGGACATCTTATTACAATATGGTGTGAATATTATTGCTGCAATTCTGATCTTGTTCTTTGGTAATATTCTGGTCAAAGTGGTTGCGGGCAGTATTTCCAAAGTGTTGCATAGAAAGGAAATGGATCCGGCCGTTGTTGAATTTATCCACGGTTTGGTGCGTTATCTGCTGTTTGTGATTGTCCTTATTGCCGCGTTGGGACGTATTGGTGTACAAACGGCATCTGTTGTTGCTGTGATTGGTGCTGCGGGTTTAGCTGTTGGCCTGGCTTTGCAAGGGTCGCTGTCAAATTTTGCTGCCGGAATTCTGATTGTTGCATTCCGTCCGTTTAAATCGGGTGATTACGTTGAAGTCGCTGGCGTTGCCGGTTCTGTGGAAAGTATTCAGATTTTCCAGACCGTTTTGAAAACACCGGATAATAAAATGGTGGTTGTACCGAATTCTGCGATTATCGGTGGGGCGATCACCAACTATTCACGCCATGCGACCCGGAGAATTGATTTAGTTATCGGTGTGTCCTATTCCGCAGATTTGCAAAAAACCAAACAAATTCTGCGTGAGACAGTTGAGCGTGATGAACGTGTACTGAAAGATCCGGATATTACCATCGGTGTTCATGCTCTGGCTGATTCTTCAGTAAATTTTGTGGTTCGCCCTTGGGTGAAAACAGCAGATTATTGGGCCGTTTATTTCGACTTACTGATGAATATTAAGGAAGCGCTTGACGCAAATGATATTGAAATCCCATTCCCACAAATGAGTGTGCATCTGAACAAGGCGGATTAACCCGTACTTATTTCCCGGAGACAAGCGGTGTTGTGATACACCGCTTTTTTATTTGTCTTACTGAGTTTAAATCCACACTCGTATCAGTTGAATTGCAGCAATAAACATGACTAAAGCTACACCGATATCAATACATCGCCTGACTCCGGGACGAGATAAAAGATGACTGAAGCGGGCGGCACCGACAGACAGACTGAAAAACCAGATAAAAGAAGCTGCGATACTTCCAAGTGCAAAACTTAGCCGTTCTGTTCCCTGAAACTGTCCACCAATTGAGCCAAGAACAACAATGGTGTCTAGGTAAACATGTGGATTGAGTGCTGAAACAGCCATCGCACCAAGTAATACTGTTTTTCTGTTATAGGATGTGTCGGGTAGATGACTATCATCGTTTTGCGAGGACAATGCACTCTTCAAACTGCTGCATCCATAGATAGTCAGAAAGCAGATACCACCCAGAGTAATGATGGACAAAAGCTGGGGATGACCTGAGAAAAAAATGCCACCGCCGAACACACCAACAGAAATAAAGATCATGTCGAGTATCGTGCAAATGCTTGCTGTCAGATAATGGTGTTGCCGCTGAATTCCCTGATTCAGTACATAAGCATTTTGAGCACCGATAGGAATGATAATGCTGGCGCCGAGGCTGAATCCTTGTAATACGATCCAGAAATTCATGTCTTACTCCGATCTGTGATGATGATGGGAAGACAAGATAAGGAGAATATTGAAATAAGTATAATTAATGATTTTAATAGATTATTAGTATAACTAATCAAAAAGGTTTGTATGAGAGGATTGGATTATCGGTGGATTGAAGCATTAGATCGGGTCATTCTTCAGGGAAGTTTTGAACGGGCTGCGGATGATCTGTGTATTTCTCAATCGGCTGTATCACAACGGATCAAACAACTGGAACGCTTTCTGGCCCAGCCAGTTTTAGTCCGGGAACAGCCCTTGAGGCTAACCGTGACTGGAACAAAACTCATTGGTTTGTATCGCAAAGTGTGTTTACTGGAACAAGAACTGATCCCGGATTTTATTGATGAAATCCGGCCGGTATCTGTTTCCATTGCTTCCAATGCAGATAGCCTGGCGACTTGGTTATTACCGGCACTCATTCCCGTGATGCAGGCCGGACAGGTAGAACTTAATATTCAGGTTACACTGGAATCCCGGACAATTGATAAGCTGAAAAGTGGTGAAGTGGCCGGGGCGATAAGCCTGGAATCGGAACCACTGAATGGATGTATTGCTGAATATTTAGGACGGGTTGATTACTTATGTGTTGCGACTCCGGCTTTTCACCAACAATATTTCTCATCAGGGGTTTGTGCCGGGACATTAAAAAAAGCACCGGCGATCTGTTTTGATCAACACGATCAGATGCATCAGGAATTCTTAAAGAGACATTTTGGAATCTCAACACATGCCATTATTCATCATACGATTGCGAGCTCTGAAGCTTTCGTGAAGTTGGCTTTGTCCGGGACTGCTTACTGCCTTATTTCTGAGATTCAGATTCAGGATGAGCTGGCCCGTGGTACTTTAATCAATATAACCCCGGATTATGTGTTTACGAATGAAATGTACTGGCATCACTGGCAGTTAGAAACGGGTGTAATGCGGCAGATTTCTCATGCGGTTTTAAATTATGCCCGGCTACATCTGCCTCAGTCTGTTTGAGCTTGCAGTTAGTGTTCTGTAATTTTTGTCACAACCCGATCTAATTACATGGAAACTATCCTATGATTGTATATCCAAATGACTTCGAATGAGGTGAAGATAATGCGGTTTATGATCCTGAGTTTAATGATGTTTTGCTTGCACACTTATGCAGCGGAAGTGAACTTTCCGCATATCTCGGTGACTGGGTTCGGAGAAGTTACAGTGGTGCCGGATAGTGCGGTTTTTTCCGTTCAGGTTGAACAGTCGACTCTGAACGCCGAGCAGGCGAAAGAAAGTGTTGATACAGTTGTTCGCAAATTTTCTGAACGGCTACAGGAACTGGGGGCTGAAGATGAACAAATTTCTAGCTCTAATCTATCGCTTGCTCCTCAATATCACTACCCGGATGAAGGAAAGCCTGAATTAGTTGGCTATCGGGCTAGTCGGAGCGTCACTGTTTCAGTTAAACATCTGGAGAAGCTGAATGAGTTTCTTGATGTTGCTCTGGAGTCTGGAATTAACCGCATTGACCGGATTACGCTTCAGGTGAAGGATCATCGGAAATATCAGGCACAGGCAAGAGATAAAGCGATTCAGGATGCTTCAATGAAGGCGCTTTCCATCGCGAAAGGTTTTAAGCGTTCATTAGGTCCGGTATGGCGTGTGGATTACCACTCACAGCAGTCGAAGCCGATGATGATGCGCTCTGTTTCGATGAATCAGAAAGAGAGCTTTCAGGATTATCAGGATAAAACCATCGTGATCAGTGATAGTGTCGATGTGTTGTACAGGCTGAATTAATCTGACTGGGATATTCTGTGTATATTCGACGAAAGTTCAAATTTGATTAAATCTTGAGCAATCTCTCAAAATAAGTATACTACACACCTGAGATTAACTGCGTCCCAGCGTTGACCGGAACAACAATTTTACCAATCCAAAGAGAAGTAAAAGAAAAACTATAAGGAGATCAGAATACTGGGCAAATGAGGCAAAGTGGTATGGTGAATCATTTTCTGGTGAGATTAACAATTGGCTCTTTAGTAATACTCGGTATCAAGTTGAGTGCACTTTATTTTTTACCGATGGTATTACTGCTAAATACACATAACAAAGAGTTTTTTGGTTGGTAGGTTTGACTTTAGTCGAAAAAAAACGGGGCGATTCAGCCCCGTTTTTGTATTCTGCCGATGGCAAATTGTCCGTAGATTAAAGGACGTGTACTGATGCTGTGTTTGTTGTTCCTGATGCAACTAAGGCACCGGAAACCATCACAACGATATCTCCTTTACGGCCCAGTTCTGTTTCAAGAGCCAGTTTTTTACCTGAGATGTAGAAATCATCAGTACTGTCGATTGAATCAACAACAATCGGAGTTACACCTTTAGTCAACACCAGTTGAGCAGCTGTTTTCTTATTTGTTGTCAACGCAATGATATGAGCTGTCGGGAAATATTTTCTGACAGAGCGGGCTGACTTACCACCTTCAGTTGCAACAATAATCAGAGGTGCTGCAAGTTTCTCTGCTGTGTCTACCGCACCTTTACATACGGCTTCGGTAATTCTCAGACGAGGACTGTCAAGACGAGAACCAAGCTCAGCTTTCAGTGCGCCATCGGTACGACCGGCGATCTGAGCCATGATAGTCACTGCTTCTACCGGATATTTACCTTTTGCAGTTTCACCGGAAAGCATGACGGCATCTGTGCCATCCATAATTGCGTTAGCAACGTCACCTGCTTCTGCGCGGGTTGGACGAGGATTTTTAATCATGGAATCCAGCATCTGAGTTGCAGTGATAACAACTTTTCTTGCCCGGTTACATTTTTCGATCATCATCTTCTGAGCGAAGATAACTTCTTCTGCCGGGATTTCTACACCCAGGTCACCACGGGCAACCATGATACCGTCAGACAGTTCGAGGATTTCATCGAAATTATCAACCCCTTCCTGGTTTTCAATTTTCGAGATAATCTGGATGCTTTCGCCACCGTTTGCATTGAGCAATTCACGGATTTCACGAACATCGTCTGCTTTACGGATAAATGAAGCAGCAACAAAATCAACGCCTTGTTCGCAACCAAATTTCAGATCAGACTTATCTTTTTCTGAAAGCGCTGGCAGTTTGACTGAAACACCTGGTAGGTTTACACCTTTGTTTTCACCCAGAGCACCATTGTTTAGTACCTGACAAGTTACTTCAGTTGCTGTTTTTTCAACGACTTTCATTTCGATCAGGCCGTCATCAACCAGAATTGTATTACCAATTTCCAAATCCTGAGCAAAACCGGAATAAGTGACAGCAACACGGTCTTTATTGCCAATTACAGAAGTGTCAGTTGTAAAAGTAAAAGTTTGTCCTGCAACCAGATCAACGTCTTCACCGTTTTCCAGTTTAATGGTGCGGATTTCCGGTCCTTTGGTATCCAGAAGAATCGCTAATGTTCTGTCGAGGTTTTTCATCACCTGACGGAAGTTTGCAATACGAGTTCCATGCTCTTCGTAATCACCATGAGAGAAGTTGAGACGCATGACGTTCATGCCAGCGTTTACAAGTTCTGTTAGCTTCTCTACGGATTCAGTTTTAGGGCCAATCGTACAAACGATTTTGGTCTTCTTCATGGAAAATACTCTCCGATAATAGTATCAATTTGAAAGATAATGAGTGCCGTAAAGTGTTGTCAGCGGCCCTTGTCTTTTCTCTTGAAGCGCCGGATTTTTTGTCTCTGTCAAATACACTTTAAAGCTGAAACTCTTTCAACAGAACAGTCATTTTATAACTACACATGACGATCTGTTTTGGATAAAAACCGCGCAACATGCCGGTATTTTAGGAGCTGCGAGGTGGTGTTTTAGTAAGTAAACATTCAATTCTGTAATTTTCTTACTTTTACCGGGTGGGATTCTAACACCGAATGAACGGAATATCACGGCCTAAGAATTGTCTTAGGACAATGTTTTAGCATGAAAGATTAATTTTTATTATCGAAATAAATAGACAGGGATGTTTCGAATTGATTATCATGTGTTTCATAACGAAACTTAATTGTTTTTATATTTATGTTGAAACGAAATACACAAGTCAGACGTCACGAAATTGTTCAACTCGTCAATCAGATGGGCGAGGTGAGTGTTGAGCTGCTTTCTGAACGATTTCATACTTCAGAGGTCACGATTAGAAAGGATCTGTCCTCTTTAGAAAAAAACGGGTTGTTGCTCAGACGTTATGGCGGTGCGATCTCTCTTCCGAAAGAAGTTGTTGCAGATGAGTTCGATAAAAATGTTTCGATTCAAAAGGTATCTCTCGCCCGGGAGGCAGCAAAACTGATTCGTGATCATAACCGTATTGTGATTGATAGCGGAGGTACAACCACTGCGTTGATCCAACAGTTAAATGAAAAACGCGGACTGGTTGTGATGACCAACACTCTTCAGATTGCCAATGCACTTCATGAACTGGAAAACGAACCCACATTATTGATGACCGGTGGAACCTGGGATCCTCACTCAGAGTCATTTCAGGGGCAGGTTGCCGAGTCGGTATTACGCTCCTATGATTTTGATCAGTTGTTCATCGGATGTGATGGGATTGACTTGGCTCGGGGAACGACGACATTCAATGAGTTAACCGGTCTGAGCCGGGTGATGGCTGAAGTTTCCCGCGAGGTTATCGTGATGGCTGAATCAGACAAGATTGGCCGGAAGATTCCTAATCTGGAGCTGGATTGGAGCATGATTGATATCTTGGTGACTGATAGCCATATTTCAGATGAGCAGGTTGAGGTGATCGAGTCACATCAGGTCAGAGTCATTCGAAGCAAAGAGAATTAAATCTGTCCGGAGAGGGGGGATTTTAACGGAATACCTCTCTATCAGGTCAGTACATTGTAAGATTTTAGCGGAGTAATAAATTATGTGTGGAATCGTCGGTGCTGTGGCACAGCGTGATATTGCGGAAATCCTGGTTGAAGGACTACGTCGTCTGGAATACCGTGGTTATGATTCAGCAGGCGTAGCCATTGTTGATGCGCAGAATCATTTAACCCGGATTCGCCGTCTCGGTAAGGTTCAGGAACTGGCTGATGCTGTGGACGATGCCAATGTTATCGGTGGCACCGGGATTGCACATACGCGCTGGGCGACTCATGGCGAACCTTCGGAAAGAAATGCCCACCCACATGTCTCAGGTGATATTGCTGTTGTTCACAACGGGATCATCGAAAACCATGAAACATTGCGGGAATTACTCCAGAGCCGGGGGTATGTATTCGAATCTCAGACCGATACCGAAGTCATTGCTCATTTGGTTGAGTGGGAACTACGTCAGAGCGCATCTCTGGTTGAAGCTGTTCAGAAAACAGC includes these proteins:
- the pykF gene encoding pyruvate kinase PykF, translating into MKKTKIVCTIGPKTESVEKLTELVNAGMNVMRLNFSHGDYEEHGTRIANFRQVMKNLDRTLAILLDTKGPEIRTIKLENGEDVDLVAGQTFTFTTDTSVIGNKDRVAVTYSGFAQDLEIGNTILVDDGLIEMKVVEKTATEVTCQVLNNGALGENKGVNLPGVSVKLPALSEKDKSDLKFGCEQGVDFVAASFIRKADDVREIRELLNANGGESIQIISKIENQEGVDNFDEILELSDGIMVARGDLGVEIPAEEVIFAQKMMIEKCNRARKVVITATQMLDSMIKNPRPTRAEAGDVANAIMDGTDAVMLSGETAKGKYPVEAVTIMAQIAGRTDGALKAELGSRLDSPRLRITEAVCKGAVDTAEKLAAPLIIVATEGGKSARSVRKYFPTAHIIALTTNKKTAAQLVLTKGVTPIVVDSIDSTDDFYISGKKLALETELGRKGDIVVMVSGALVASGTTNTASVHVL
- a CDS encoding DeoR/GlpR family DNA-binding transcription regulator, encoding MLKRNTQVRRHEIVQLVNQMGEVSVELLSERFHTSEVTIRKDLSSLEKNGLLLRRYGGAISLPKEVVADEFDKNVSIQKVSLAREAAKLIRDHNRIVIDSGGTTTALIQQLNEKRGLVVMTNTLQIANALHELENEPTLLMTGGTWDPHSESFQGQVAESVLRSYDFDQLFIGCDGIDLARGTTTFNELTGLSRVMAEVSREVIVMAESDKIGRKIPNLELDWSMIDILVTDSHISDEQVEVIESHQVRVIRSKEN